A window of Mesomycoplasma lagogenitalium contains these coding sequences:
- a CDS encoding SPFH domain-containing protein encodes MGLASIITLAIVLSILLILVLIAIIKSIKIIPQSEFAVVERLGKYQKTLGNGINFLVPFVDKIVLKDNYKEKTLDFPEQDIITKDNAGIRVDSVVYLQITDPKLYAYGAEKPMKAIENLSATTLRNLLGELELDETLTSRDTINSKLTLVLDEASDSWGIKVHRVEIKNITPPKDIQNAMEKQMRAEREKRANILEAEGLKAAEVLRAEAEKISQVLKAEGQKEAEILKAQGQARSIELLNSSKISKDILTFKSLEQLGKLGDGQATKIIIPPNLASVASSMSVISELLKDETIK; translated from the coding sequence ATGGGATTAGCATCAATAATAACATTAGCAATTGTTTTATCAATTTTATTAATATTAGTTTTAATAGCAATTATTAAGTCAATTAAAATTATTCCACAATCAGAATTTGCAGTTGTGGAAAGACTAGGAAAGTACCAAAAAACATTAGGAAATGGAATTAATTTTTTAGTTCCATTTGTTGATAAAATTGTATTAAAAGATAATTATAAAGAAAAAACACTAGATTTTCCAGAACAAGATATCATTACTAAAGATAATGCAGGAATTCGTGTAGATTCAGTTGTTTATTTACAAATAACCGATCCTAAATTATATGCATATGGAGCTGAAAAACCAATGAAAGCAATCGAAAATCTTTCAGCAACCACATTGAGAAATCTTTTAGGAGAACTAGAGTTAGATGAAACTTTAACATCAAGAGATACAATTAATTCAAAATTAACATTAGTATTAGATGAAGCGTCAGATTCATGAGGAATTAAAGTTCATAGAGTGGAAATTAAAAATATTACACCACCAAAAGATATTCAAAATGCTATGGAAAAACAAATGCGTGCTGAAAGAGAAAAAAGAGCAAATATTTTAGAAGCAGAAGGTTTAAAGGCTGCGGAAGTATTAAGAGCGGAAGCGGAAAAAATTTCACAAGTATTAAAAGCTGAAGGACAAAAAGAAGCAGAAATATTAAAAGCGCAAGGACAAGCACGTTCAATTGAATTATTAAATAGTTCGAAAATATCCAAAGATATTTTAACTTTTAAATCATTAGAACAATTAGGAAAATTAGGAGACGGACAAGCTACTAAAATTATTATCCCTCCTAATTTAGCAAGTGTCGCTTCATCAATGAGCGTAATTTCTGAACTTTTAAAAGACGAAACTATAAAATAA
- a CDS encoding MFS transporter gives MAKKIKGMTWKQLIALIILAAADVFVIAAPYYIKNIIPNLHTYLHIREDQVSRLTSIIGYVTLITQLPGGFLANKFSSRWLLFIAVFSTGVLTFWFGGTILNAQNLDPENLMLQYSFIYALWGISTTLVFWTPLWKLVSQQTTKENQGFAYGIQGAANGLIGLVLVFLLGLLITNVWYPATQEWDENSKTLVGGSSVPFGVYAFLIGSFLVITAFLVLFCVPEKPMEKNTEKISWERFKKTVKQVLKASANWKLWMLSLFVMGMYTFQSVFAYYLVQMINNAFLAPAILMTVLGGIRTYGLRMAISTFVGRWADKFKSYLLFLLLTTGIGILIVAIIIILPLFGLGDSTQQNIWIIVISSILFLLAGVLSWAMVTLRYAQIGEIEIEKNSYASSVGILSFIGFSTDAWLYEVTTAVGKAYTIEGETNTSLLGYQIILIITLSIALLGVIAGIVVHIANTKELKKLGKTNYRWRTLENA, from the coding sequence ATGGCAAAAAAGATTAAAGGTATGACATGAAAACAATTAATTGCTTTAATTATTTTGGCAGCAGCAGATGTTTTTGTTATTGCAGCGCCTTATTACATTAAAAATATTATACCTAATCTTCATACATATTTACATATTAGAGAAGATCAAGTTTCAAGATTAACCTCAATTATTGGTTATGTTACTCTAATTACACAACTTCCTGGTGGATTTTTAGCAAATAAATTTAGTTCTAGGTGACTATTATTTATAGCTGTATTTTCAACAGGAGTTTTAACATTTTGATTTGGAGGGACAATTTTAAATGCTCAAAATTTAGATCCTGAAAATTTAATGTTACAATATTCATTTATTTATGCACTATGGGGTATTAGTACCACTTTAGTATTTTGAACACCTTTATGAAAATTAGTTTCACAGCAAACAACCAAAGAAAATCAAGGATTTGCATACGGAATTCAAGGTGCTGCCAATGGATTGATTGGGTTAGTTTTAGTATTTTTACTAGGGTTATTAATTACAAATGTTTGATACCCTGCAACTCAAGAATGAGATGAAAATTCTAAAACATTAGTAGGTGGTTCTTCAGTTCCATTTGGTGTTTATGCCTTTTTAATTGGTTCATTTTTAGTAATTACTGCATTTTTAGTTCTATTCTGTGTTCCAGAAAAACCAATGGAAAAAAACACTGAAAAAATTTCATGGGAGAGATTTAAAAAAACTGTTAAACAAGTTTTAAAAGCATCAGCAAATTGAAAATTATGAATGCTTTCTTTATTTGTTATGGGAATGTATACATTCCAAAGTGTTTTCGCTTATTATTTAGTTCAAATGATTAATAATGCCTTTTTAGCACCGGCAATTTTAATGACAGTTCTAGGTGGAATTAGAACTTACGGATTGAGAATGGCAATTTCAACATTTGTAGGAAGATGAGCAGATAAATTTAAATCATATTTACTATTTTTATTATTAACAACAGGAATTGGAATTCTTATAGTTGCAATAATCATCATTCTTCCACTATTTGGATTGGGAGATAGTACTCAACAAAATATTTGAATCATTGTGATTTCATCAATTTTATTTTTACTAGCAGGGGTTTTATCTTGAGCAATGGTAACTTTAAGATATGCACAAATTGGTGAAATTGAAATTGAAAAAAATTCATATGCATCAAGTGTTGGAATTCTTTCTTTTATCGGATTTTCAACCGATGCTTGATTATATGAAGTTACAACCGCAGTAGGTAAAGCATATACTATTGAAGGAGAAACCAATACTTCATTACTTGGATATCAAATAATTTTAATTATAACTTTATCAATTGCACTTTTAGGAGTTATAGCAGGAATCGTTGTACATATTGCAAATACAAAAGAACTTAAAAAATTAGGAAAAACAAATTATAGATGGAGAACATTGGAAAATGCCTAA
- a CDS encoding NfeD family protein — protein MQDQLILKWTFFSIWIAIILIFIIIELFTSGIWSGLTSLSAIPSAIFSIFLQGQWWAILIQVLLFLVLWVLIYFSLYKFLKSKLKATKENINRLKGFVNGEKYKLVEDSYEFQESENSFGKIKIDGKYYRTLSNEGQGKIEKDSWVIIKQVKGNILYIERG, from the coding sequence ATGCAAGATCAATTAATATTAAAATGAACATTTTTTTCAATTTGAATAGCGATAATTTTAATATTTATTATCATCGAACTTTTTACAAGCGGTATATGATCTGGATTAACTAGTTTATCCGCAATTCCTTCGGCAATATTTTCAATTTTTCTACAAGGTCAATGATGAGCCATTTTAATTCAAGTTTTACTTTTTTTAGTTTTATGAGTTTTAATTTACTTTTCATTATATAAATTTTTAAAATCAAAATTAAAAGCAACTAAAGAAAATATTAATCGTTTAAAAGGGTTTGTAAATGGGGAAAAATATAAACTAGTTGAAGATTCGTATGAATTTCAAGAAAGTGAAAATTCATTTGGAAAAATTAAAATCGATGGAAAATATTATCGAACTTTATCAAATGAAGGACAAGGAAAAATTGAAAAAGATTCGTGAGTTATAATAAAACAAGTTAAAGGTAATATTTTATATATAGAAAGGGGATAA